A genomic stretch from Hermetia illucens chromosome 7, iHerIll2.2.curated.20191125, whole genome shotgun sequence includes:
- the LOC119660793 gene encoding TAR DNA-binding protein 43 isoform X3 — translation MSMEFLQVAEDEGEEPIELPVEEDGTLLSSTLQAQFPGACGLKYRNPESRAIRGVRSNEGRFYPPSTESGWGTQVYFCVFPKENKRKSDDNLENSTAKTKRIETRLRCTDLIVLGLPWRTSEQSLREHFEEFGEVLMAQVKKDIKSGQSKGFGFIRFASYESQMRVLASRHLIDGRLCEVKVPNSKVREGMVHQVPCKVFVGRCTEDLTADDLREYFSKFGEVTDVFIPKPFRAFSFVTFLDPEVAQSLCGEDHIIKGVSVHVSNAAPKSEQNRNPNYNNASGGGAGPLVQHQRGGPNQMNRQDNMAYPQQRGPYMPNQPMQHNNGWNNQNRGNLDMPNLQALGINPQGQNPSNQGQNMNNPLGAGLNLNTLPMNPAIFAAALNQWSLIGNLQNQNQDQGGNNQPWSRQPAGTTAPQGSENKPNFL, via the exons ATGTCAATGGAATTCCTACAAGTTGCTGAGGATGAGGGCGAAGAGCCAATCGAGCTGCCGGTTGAGGAAGATGGTACCTTATTATCATCCACACTTCAGGCTCAGTTTCCTGGTGCTTGTGGTCTTAAATATCGTAATCCTGAATCCCGCGCGATACGTGGTGTACGCTCGAATGAGGGCCGGTTCTATCCTCCATCCACTGAATCTGGATGGGGTACACAAGTCTATTTCTGCGTATTCCCGAAAG AAAACAAACGCAAAAGCGACGACAATTTGGAGAACTCAACGGCAAAAACTAAGCGCATTGAGACACGTTTACGTTGCACCGATCTAATTGTCCTCGGATTACCATGGCGAACATCAGAACAAAGCTTACGTGAACATTTCGAAGAATTCGGTGAAGTTTTAATGGCACAAGTGAAAAAAGATATTAAATCGGGACAGTCAAAAGGCTTTGGATTTATACGTTTTGCATCATATGAATCGCAGATGCGAGTTTTGGCATCAAGACATCTCATCGATGGCAGACTTTGTGAGGTCAAAGTGCCAAACTCGAAAGTAAGG GAAGGTATGGTTCATCAAGTGCCTTGTAAAGTTTTCGTTGGACGCTGTACGGAAGATCTAACGGCCGATGATTTACGTGAATATTTCTCGAAATTTGGAGAAGTAACGGATGTATTTATACCGAAACCATTCCGCGCATTCAGCTTCGTTACATTTTTAGATCCTGAAGTGGCGCAATCCTTATGCGGTGAAGATCATATAATAAAAG GAGTATCTGTTCATGTGTCCAACGCAGCCCCGAAATCCGAGCAAAATCGAAATCCTAACTATAATAATGCTAGTGGCGGTGGCGCTGGACCATTGGTCCAACATCAACGTGGTGGGCCAAATCAAATGAATCGACAAGATAACATGGCATATCCACAGCAGCGTGGTCCTTATATGCCTAATCAACCGATGCAGCATAATAACGGTTGGAACAATCAGAATCGTGGTAATTTGGATATGCCGAATTTACAAGCGCTCGGTATTAATCCTCAAGGTCAAAATCCATCCAATCAGGGACAAAATATGAATAATCCATTAGGGGCTGGTCTTAATTTGAATACGCTACCAATGAATCCTGCCATTTTTGCTGCTGCTTTAAATCAATGGAGTTTGATTGGAAATCTACAAAATCAAAATCAGGATCAG GGCGGTAACAATCAGCCGTGGTCTCGACAACCAGCCGGAACAACAGCCCCACAGGGATCTGAAAACAAACCAAACTTTCTCTAA
- the LOC119660793 gene encoding TAR DNA-binding protein 43 isoform X2 yields the protein MSMEFLQVAEDEGEEPIELPVEEDGTLLSSTLQAQFPGACGLKYRNPESRAIRGVRSNEGRFYPPSTESGWGTQVYFCVFPKENKRKSDDNLENSTAKTKRIETRLRCTDLIVLGLPWRTSEQSLREHFEEFGEVLMAQVKKDIKSGQSKGFGFIRFASYESQMRVLASRHLIDGRLCEVKVPNSKEGMVHQVPCKVFVGRCTEDLTADDLREYFSKFGEVTDVFIPKPFRAFSFVTFLDPEVAQSLCGEDHIIKGVSVHVSNAAPKSEQNRNPNYNNASGGGAGPLVQHQRGGPNQMNRQDNMAYPQQRGPYMPNQPMQHNNGWNNQNRGNLDMPNLQALGINPQGQNPSNQGQNMNNPLGAGLNLNTLPMNPAIFAAALNQWSLIGNLQNQNQDQGFGATGGPNSQPGSSQQGGGGFLSWMTQAGGGEAQQGGNNQPWSRQPAGTTAPQGSENKPNFL from the exons ATGTCAATGGAATTCCTACAAGTTGCTGAGGATGAGGGCGAAGAGCCAATCGAGCTGCCGGTTGAGGAAGATGGTACCTTATTATCATCCACACTTCAGGCTCAGTTTCCTGGTGCTTGTGGTCTTAAATATCGTAATCCTGAATCCCGCGCGATACGTGGTGTACGCTCGAATGAGGGCCGGTTCTATCCTCCATCCACTGAATCTGGATGGGGTACACAAGTCTATTTCTGCGTATTCCCGAAAG AAAACAAACGCAAAAGCGACGACAATTTGGAGAACTCAACGGCAAAAACTAAGCGCATTGAGACACGTTTACGTTGCACCGATCTAATTGTCCTCGGATTACCATGGCGAACATCAGAACAAAGCTTACGTGAACATTTCGAAGAATTCGGTGAAGTTTTAATGGCACAAGTGAAAAAAGATATTAAATCGGGACAGTCAAAAGGCTTTGGATTTATACGTTTTGCATCATATGAATCGCAGATGCGAGTTTTGGCATCAAGACATCTCATCGATGGCAGACTTTGTGAGGTCAAAGTGCCAAACTCGAAA GAAGGTATGGTTCATCAAGTGCCTTGTAAAGTTTTCGTTGGACGCTGTACGGAAGATCTAACGGCCGATGATTTACGTGAATATTTCTCGAAATTTGGAGAAGTAACGGATGTATTTATACCGAAACCATTCCGCGCATTCAGCTTCGTTACATTTTTAGATCCTGAAGTGGCGCAATCCTTATGCGGTGAAGATCATATAATAAAAG GAGTATCTGTTCATGTGTCCAACGCAGCCCCGAAATCCGAGCAAAATCGAAATCCTAACTATAATAATGCTAGTGGCGGTGGCGCTGGACCATTGGTCCAACATCAACGTGGTGGGCCAAATCAAATGAATCGACAAGATAACATGGCATATCCACAGCAGCGTGGTCCTTATATGCCTAATCAACCGATGCAGCATAATAACGGTTGGAACAATCAGAATCGTGGTAATTTGGATATGCCGAATTTACAAGCGCTCGGTATTAATCCTCAAGGTCAAAATCCATCCAATCAGGGACAAAATATGAATAATCCATTAGGGGCTGGTCTTAATTTGAATACGCTACCAATGAATCCTGCCATTTTTGCTGCTGCTTTAAATCAATGGAGTTTGATTGGAAATCTACAAAATCAAAATCAGGATCAG GGCTTTGGCGCAACCGGAGGTCCTAACTCGCAACCAGGTAGTTCGCAACAAGGTGGTGGTGGATTTCTGTCTTGGATGACTCAAGCCGGAGGCGGTGAAGCCCAACAG GGCGGTAACAATCAGCCGTGGTCTCGACAACCAGCCGGAACAACAGCCCCACAGGGATCTGAAAACAAACCAAACTTTCTCTAA
- the LOC119660793 gene encoding TAR DNA-binding protein 43 isoform X1: protein MSMEFLQVAEDEGEEPIELPVEEDGTLLSSTLQAQFPGACGLKYRNPESRAIRGVRSNEGRFYPPSTESGWGTQVYFCVFPKENKRKSDDNLENSTAKTKRIETRLRCTDLIVLGLPWRTSEQSLREHFEEFGEVLMAQVKKDIKSGQSKGFGFIRFASYESQMRVLASRHLIDGRLCEVKVPNSKVREGMVHQVPCKVFVGRCTEDLTADDLREYFSKFGEVTDVFIPKPFRAFSFVTFLDPEVAQSLCGEDHIIKGVSVHVSNAAPKSEQNRNPNYNNASGGGAGPLVQHQRGGPNQMNRQDNMAYPQQRGPYMPNQPMQHNNGWNNQNRGNLDMPNLQALGINPQGQNPSNQGQNMNNPLGAGLNLNTLPMNPAIFAAALNQWSLIGNLQNQNQDQGFGATGGPNSQPGSSQQGGGGFLSWMTQAGGGEAQQGGNNQPWSRQPAGTTAPQGSENKPNFL from the exons ATGTCAATGGAATTCCTACAAGTTGCTGAGGATGAGGGCGAAGAGCCAATCGAGCTGCCGGTTGAGGAAGATGGTACCTTATTATCATCCACACTTCAGGCTCAGTTTCCTGGTGCTTGTGGTCTTAAATATCGTAATCCTGAATCCCGCGCGATACGTGGTGTACGCTCGAATGAGGGCCGGTTCTATCCTCCATCCACTGAATCTGGATGGGGTACACAAGTCTATTTCTGCGTATTCCCGAAAG AAAACAAACGCAAAAGCGACGACAATTTGGAGAACTCAACGGCAAAAACTAAGCGCATTGAGACACGTTTACGTTGCACCGATCTAATTGTCCTCGGATTACCATGGCGAACATCAGAACAAAGCTTACGTGAACATTTCGAAGAATTCGGTGAAGTTTTAATGGCACAAGTGAAAAAAGATATTAAATCGGGACAGTCAAAAGGCTTTGGATTTATACGTTTTGCATCATATGAATCGCAGATGCGAGTTTTGGCATCAAGACATCTCATCGATGGCAGACTTTGTGAGGTCAAAGTGCCAAACTCGAAAGTAAGG GAAGGTATGGTTCATCAAGTGCCTTGTAAAGTTTTCGTTGGACGCTGTACGGAAGATCTAACGGCCGATGATTTACGTGAATATTTCTCGAAATTTGGAGAAGTAACGGATGTATTTATACCGAAACCATTCCGCGCATTCAGCTTCGTTACATTTTTAGATCCTGAAGTGGCGCAATCCTTATGCGGTGAAGATCATATAATAAAAG GAGTATCTGTTCATGTGTCCAACGCAGCCCCGAAATCCGAGCAAAATCGAAATCCTAACTATAATAATGCTAGTGGCGGTGGCGCTGGACCATTGGTCCAACATCAACGTGGTGGGCCAAATCAAATGAATCGACAAGATAACATGGCATATCCACAGCAGCGTGGTCCTTATATGCCTAATCAACCGATGCAGCATAATAACGGTTGGAACAATCAGAATCGTGGTAATTTGGATATGCCGAATTTACAAGCGCTCGGTATTAATCCTCAAGGTCAAAATCCATCCAATCAGGGACAAAATATGAATAATCCATTAGGGGCTGGTCTTAATTTGAATACGCTACCAATGAATCCTGCCATTTTTGCTGCTGCTTTAAATCAATGGAGTTTGATTGGAAATCTACAAAATCAAAATCAGGATCAG GGCTTTGGCGCAACCGGAGGTCCTAACTCGCAACCAGGTAGTTCGCAACAAGGTGGTGGTGGATTTCTGTCTTGGATGACTCAAGCCGGAGGCGGTGAAGCCCAACAG GGCGGTAACAATCAGCCGTGGTCTCGACAACCAGCCGGAACAACAGCCCCACAGGGATCTGAAAACAAACCAAACTTTCTCTAA
- the LOC119660793 gene encoding TAR DNA-binding protein 43 isoform X4 codes for MSMEFLQVAEDEGEEPIELPVEEDGTLLSSTLQAQFPGACGLKYRNPESRAIRGVRSNEGRFYPPSTESGWGTQVYFCVFPKENKRKSDDNLENSTAKTKRIETRLRCTDLIVLGLPWRTSEQSLREHFEEFGEVLMAQVKKDIKSGQSKGFGFIRFASYESQMRVLASRHLIDGRLCEVKVPNSKVREGMVHQVPCKVFVGRCTEDLTADDLREYFSKFGEVTDVFIPKPFRAFSFVTFLDPEVAQSLCGEDHIIKGVSVHVSNAAPKSEQNRNPNYNNASGGGAGPLVQHQRGGPNQMNRQDNMAYPQQRGPYMPNQPMQHNNGWNNQNRGNLDMPNLQALGINPQGQNPSNQGQNMNNPLGAGLNLNTLPMNPAIFAAALNQWSLIGNLQNQNQDQVMIMTFRLEGRR; via the exons ATGTCAATGGAATTCCTACAAGTTGCTGAGGATGAGGGCGAAGAGCCAATCGAGCTGCCGGTTGAGGAAGATGGTACCTTATTATCATCCACACTTCAGGCTCAGTTTCCTGGTGCTTGTGGTCTTAAATATCGTAATCCTGAATCCCGCGCGATACGTGGTGTACGCTCGAATGAGGGCCGGTTCTATCCTCCATCCACTGAATCTGGATGGGGTACACAAGTCTATTTCTGCGTATTCCCGAAAG AAAACAAACGCAAAAGCGACGACAATTTGGAGAACTCAACGGCAAAAACTAAGCGCATTGAGACACGTTTACGTTGCACCGATCTAATTGTCCTCGGATTACCATGGCGAACATCAGAACAAAGCTTACGTGAACATTTCGAAGAATTCGGTGAAGTTTTAATGGCACAAGTGAAAAAAGATATTAAATCGGGACAGTCAAAAGGCTTTGGATTTATACGTTTTGCATCATATGAATCGCAGATGCGAGTTTTGGCATCAAGACATCTCATCGATGGCAGACTTTGTGAGGTCAAAGTGCCAAACTCGAAAGTAAGG GAAGGTATGGTTCATCAAGTGCCTTGTAAAGTTTTCGTTGGACGCTGTACGGAAGATCTAACGGCCGATGATTTACGTGAATATTTCTCGAAATTTGGAGAAGTAACGGATGTATTTATACCGAAACCATTCCGCGCATTCAGCTTCGTTACATTTTTAGATCCTGAAGTGGCGCAATCCTTATGCGGTGAAGATCATATAATAAAAG GAGTATCTGTTCATGTGTCCAACGCAGCCCCGAAATCCGAGCAAAATCGAAATCCTAACTATAATAATGCTAGTGGCGGTGGCGCTGGACCATTGGTCCAACATCAACGTGGTGGGCCAAATCAAATGAATCGACAAGATAACATGGCATATCCACAGCAGCGTGGTCCTTATATGCCTAATCAACCGATGCAGCATAATAACGGTTGGAACAATCAGAATCGTGGTAATTTGGATATGCCGAATTTACAAGCGCTCGGTATTAATCCTCAAGGTCAAAATCCATCCAATCAGGGACAAAATATGAATAATCCATTAGGGGCTGGTCTTAATTTGAATACGCTACCAATGAATCCTGCCATTTTTGCTGCTGCTTTAAATCAATGGAGTTTGATTGGAAATCTACAAAATCAAAATCAGGATCAGGTAATGATAATGACGTTCAGACTGGAGGGACGTAGATAA